A genomic segment from Roseibium algicola encodes:
- a CDS encoding TRAP transporter large permease: MTTVLILASLFTLLLIRVPVAFALGGLGLGMLILGGFSPLMAPQAILSTLDGFILLAVPLFLLMSNILLKGGVGRDLFAAVHAWVGHWPGGLAVATILSCAIFAAISGSSVATAATIGTVAIPEMIQRGYERKFVYGLLAAGGTLGILIPPSIPMIVYGFVTEQSVIALFLAGVGPGLMLVVFFIVFSMVYARWFGGYTPEPASSWDERMRATVRAFPSILLALVVIGAIYSGAATPTEAAAIGFAVALLITGPILRTLTWQGLKEAAFDAMVTTVAIVLIIAGAKVFGKAITLYRIPQDISVFIGQTIDTPLAFIIVVSIVLLIMGLVFEALSMVLIMTPVLLPAAMALGFDPIWFGVYMVVMVECALITPPVGLNLYVIQSVARSKLSDVSRGVLPFLVIMLISVAILYVWTDLALYLPFKF; the protein is encoded by the coding sequence ATGACGACGGTTCTCATTCTCGCTTCGCTGTTCACCTTGTTGCTGATCCGCGTGCCGGTGGCGTTCGCGCTGGGCGGTCTCGGCCTTGGAATGCTCATTCTCGGTGGTTTCTCGCCGCTGATGGCGCCCCAAGCGATCCTGTCGACGCTGGATGGCTTCATTCTTCTAGCGGTACCGCTGTTCCTGCTGATGTCCAACATCCTGCTGAAGGGCGGGGTCGGGCGGGATCTCTTTGCCGCTGTTCATGCCTGGGTCGGTCACTGGCCGGGTGGACTGGCCGTCGCGACCATCCTGTCCTGCGCCATTTTCGCAGCCATTTCCGGATCGTCGGTGGCAACGGCCGCCACCATCGGAACAGTTGCGATCCCGGAAATGATCCAGCGCGGCTACGAGCGGAAATTCGTCTACGGCCTGCTTGCCGCCGGTGGCACGCTCGGCATTCTGATCCCGCCATCTATCCCGATGATCGTCTATGGCTTCGTTACCGAACAATCGGTGATCGCGCTGTTCCTGGCGGGTGTTGGCCCGGGCCTTATGCTTGTGGTGTTCTTCATCGTTTTTTCCATGGTCTATGCCCGCTGGTTCGGCGGTTACACGCCGGAGCCGGCATCAAGCTGGGACGAGCGCATGCGGGCAACTGTGCGGGCATTTCCCTCGATCCTGTTGGCGCTAGTTGTTATCGGTGCCATCTACAGCGGCGCGGCGACACCGACGGAAGCCGCAGCCATCGGCTTTGCCGTGGCGCTGCTGATTACCGGGCCCATCCTGCGTACGCTTACCTGGCAGGGTCTGAAGGAAGCCGCGTTCGATGCCATGGTGACGACCGTTGCCATCGTCTTGATCATTGCCGGGGCCAAGGTGTTCGGCAAGGCGATCACGCTTTACCGGATCCCGCAGGATATCTCGGTCTTCATCGGCCAGACCATCGATACGCCGCTCGCATTCATCATCGTGGTGTCGATCGTGCTTCTGATCATGGGGCTGGTGTTCGAGGCGCTGTCCATGGTGTTGATCATGACGCCGGTGCTGCTGCCGGCAGCCATGGCATTGGGCTTCGATCCGATCTGGTTCGGCGTCTATATGGTCGTTATGGTGGAATGCGCCCTGATTACACCGCCGGTCGGGCTCAATCTCTATGTCATCCAGTCGGTCGCGCGATCGAAGCTGTCCGACGTCTCCCGTGGCGTGCTGCCATTCCTGGTGATCATGTTGATTTCGGTCGCGATCCTGTATGTCTGGACCGATCTCGCGCTCTATCTGCCATTCAAGTTCTGA
- a CDS encoding YggS family pyridoxal phosphate-dependent enzyme, with amino-acid sequence MTSAADRLANVQADIRSAEAEFGRPEGSVTLIAVSKTFEADEIRPVLEAGQQVFGENRVQEAMHKWPGLREDFEGIELHLIGPLQSNKAKEAVATFDVVHTVDRPKIARALKAEMEKQGRDLPCFIQVNTGEEPQKAGIAPKDVDAFVKECKEDVGLNIVGLMCIPPVDEAPGEHFALLEKIAARNGLEQLSMGMSSDYPVAVGFGATHVRVGSAIFGSRDYT; translated from the coding sequence ATGACCTCCGCAGCAGACCGACTGGCAAACGTCCAGGCAGATATCAGAAGTGCCGAAGCCGAGTTCGGCAGGCCGGAAGGGTCGGTAACGTTGATTGCGGTTTCCAAGACCTTCGAAGCGGACGAGATCCGCCCGGTACTTGAGGCAGGTCAGCAGGTTTTCGGCGAAAACAGGGTGCAGGAAGCCATGCACAAGTGGCCGGGGCTTCGCGAGGACTTTGAAGGTATCGAATTGCATCTGATCGGCCCGCTGCAATCCAACAAGGCCAAGGAAGCGGTCGCGACCTTTGATGTCGTCCATACGGTTGACCGGCCGAAAATCGCAAGGGCACTGAAAGCCGAGATGGAAAAGCAGGGCAGGGATCTGCCGTGTTTCATTCAGGTGAATACGGGTGAAGAGCCCCAGAAGGCAGGCATCGCACCGAAGGATGTCGATGCCTTCGTGAAAGAGTGCAAGGAAGATGTCGGGCTCAACATTGTCGGCCTGATGTGCATTCCGCCGGTCGACGAAGCACCGGGCGAACATTTCGCGCTTCTGGAAAAAATCGCCGCCCGCAATGGCCTCGAGCAGCTATCCATGGGCATGTCTTCCGACTATCCGGTCGCGGTCGGCTTTGGGGCCACGCACGTGCGTGTCGGATCCGCCATCTTCGGCTCGCGCGACTACACCTGA
- a CDS encoding TrkH family potassium uptake protein translates to MNYRAIALPIGRLLILISVLMIVPGIADVFARNSDWQVFLVSALVLGTAGLLMTMAFQGEQPPSHFREAILFVNAAWFTFSFAGAVPFYFSGLGISFTDAFFETASGLTTTGSTILTGLDTLPPGILLWRALLQWVGGIGVVAIGIWLLPGLRVGGSQLFALESSENTSKPYGHVGPFVYRLLALYAGLSIACATLYLLCGMTFFEAVIHSMTTVSTGGFSTSDQSFGQFDGLAVYWVASVFMLGSAVPFLYLIRSIERRHWVKDVQIMLLLAIVAAASISVFLFERFIGHDTPFQMFTFAVFNVVSVITTTGYAANDYLQFGPPVIAIFFVLTFFGGCSGSTSGGFKMFRIAILGSYIQGLFRRMIRPHRVVEPKYQGRAVSNPVLEGVLVFAVLYAGAFAAFSLVYMMLGLDLETALSASITALANVGPGVGDTIGPSGTFQSLPDLAKWFLAVQMILGRLEILAGILLLTPDFWLD, encoded by the coding sequence ATGAATTATCGCGCCATTGCTTTGCCAATCGGACGATTGCTCATCCTGATTTCAGTTCTGATGATCGTTCCGGGTATCGCGGATGTGTTCGCCAGAAACTCGGACTGGCAGGTCTTTCTGGTATCGGCCCTGGTTCTTGGAACCGCAGGCTTGCTCATGACCATGGCTTTCCAGGGAGAACAGCCGCCGAGCCACTTTCGCGAAGCGATCCTGTTCGTCAACGCCGCCTGGTTCACCTTCTCCTTCGCCGGCGCCGTACCCTTCTACTTCAGCGGCCTCGGCATCAGCTTCACCGACGCCTTCTTCGAGACCGCCTCCGGCCTGACCACAACCGGTTCGACAATCCTGACGGGTCTCGACACTCTGCCGCCGGGCATTTTGCTGTGGCGAGCGCTGCTGCAATGGGTTGGCGGCATTGGCGTGGTTGCCATCGGGATCTGGCTTCTGCCGGGTTTGCGCGTTGGTGGCAGCCAGCTCTTCGCGCTGGAATCGTCTGAAAATACCAGCAAGCCCTATGGCCATGTCGGCCCATTCGTCTACCGGCTGCTGGCCCTTTATGCCGGACTGTCGATTGCCTGCGCCACGCTCTACCTGCTGTGTGGAATGACCTTTTTCGAAGCGGTGATCCATTCCATGACGACCGTCTCGACGGGAGGCTTCTCCACGTCCGACCAGTCCTTCGGCCAATTCGACGGCCTCGCCGTTTACTGGGTCGCCTCGGTGTTCATGCTGGGATCCGCCGTGCCGTTCCTCTATCTGATCCGGAGTATCGAGCGACGGCATTGGGTAAAAGACGTCCAGATCATGCTGCTGCTTGCCATTGTCGCCGCAGCTTCGATCAGCGTGTTCCTGTTCGAGCGGTTCATCGGACATGACACGCCCTTCCAGATGTTCACATTCGCGGTCTTCAACGTGGTTTCGGTGATCACCACCACCGGCTATGCCGCCAACGACTACCTGCAGTTCGGTCCGCCTGTGATCGCGATTTTCTTCGTGCTGACGTTCTTCGGCGGCTGCAGCGGCTCCACGTCCGGAGGCTTCAAGATGTTCCGGATCGCAATTCTGGGCAGTTACATCCAGGGCCTGTTCCGACGGATGATCCGACCACACCGGGTGGTCGAGCCGAAATACCAGGGACGGGCCGTGTCAAATCCGGTTCTGGAAGGTGTGCTTGTCTTCGCCGTTCTTTATGCGGGCGCTTTTGCGGCGTTTTCGCTGGTCTACATGATGCTCGGTCTTGATCTCGAGACGGCGCTCAGCGCCTCCATCACAGCCCTTGCGAATGTCGGTCCCGGCGTTGGCGATACCATTGGTCCGTCCGGTACGTTCCAGTCCCTGCCGGATCTCGCCAAATGGTTCTTGGCGGTTCAGATGATCCTCGGTCGATTGGAAATCCTGGCAGGTATCCTGCTCCTGACGCCGGATTTCTGGCTGGACTGA
- the leuS gene encoding leucine--tRNA ligase → MATERYNAREVEARWQKVWNDKDVFVTHNDDPRDKYYVLEMFPYPSGRIHMGHVRNYAMGDVVARYKRAKGFNVLHPMGWDAFGMPAENAAMQNKVHPKDWTYENIATMRDQLKIMGLSLDWSREFATCDVAYYTQQQRLFLKFLEAGLVYRKNAKVNWDPVDMTVLANEQVIDGRGWRSGALVEQRELTQWFFKISDYSEDLLEAIDTLDRWPDKVRLMQKNWIGRSEGLRVRFEFTEAAPTGDKTLEIFTTRPDTLFGASFMGLSPDHPISTKLAESNPELKAFIEECRRVGTSEEAIEKAEKKGLDTGLRVKHPLDASIELPVYVANFILMDYGTGAIFACPAHDQRDLDFARKYGLPVTPVVLPKDADPATFDVADEAFTDDGTIFNSDFLNGLSIPDAKEAVAKKLEEITVDGASQAERQVNYRLRDWGISRQRYWGCPIPVIHCDDCGVVPEKDENLPVQLPDDINFDKPGNPLDRHPTWRNTSCPKCGKPARRESDTMDTFVDSSWYFARFTAPDCDQPTDPEAANGWLPVDQYIGGIEHAILHLLYSRFFTRAMQKVGALDLKEPFKGLFTQGMVTHETYRVGEGANGRWIAPSEIRIEDVDGKRRAVLVETGEDVAIGSIEKMSKSKKNTVDPTDIIDTYGADTARWFMLSDSPPERDVIWTEDGVQGAWRFVQRVWRLIGDIAEKIEPRGGKAPEVDGKALDLRRASHKTLAAVSADLEGLGFNRAVARLYELVNTISKVFNEGEADAGTEYAVREAADYLVQMMAPMMPHLAEECWSALGHDNLISEASWPQADEALLSDDTVTYPIQINGKKRGELTIAKEASKDEVEAATLALDAVKKALEGKAPKKIIVVPQRIVNVVV, encoded by the coding sequence ATGGCAACGGAACGGTACAATGCGCGCGAAGTCGAAGCGCGCTGGCAAAAGGTCTGGAACGACAAGGACGTCTTCGTCACCCACAACGACGATCCCCGCGACAAATACTATGTCCTTGAAATGTTCCCCTATCCGTCCGGCCGCATCCACATGGGCCATGTGCGCAACTACGCCATGGGCGATGTTGTTGCCCGTTACAAGCGCGCCAAGGGCTTCAACGTCCTGCACCCGATGGGCTGGGACGCTTTCGGCATGCCGGCGGAAAACGCGGCCATGCAGAACAAGGTTCATCCCAAGGACTGGACCTACGAAAACATCGCCACCATGCGCGACCAGCTCAAGATCATGGGCCTGTCGCTGGACTGGAGCCGGGAATTCGCGACTTGCGACGTCGCCTATTACACCCAGCAGCAGCGGCTGTTCCTGAAGTTCCTGGAGGCCGGCCTCGTCTACCGCAAGAACGCCAAGGTCAACTGGGACCCGGTCGACATGACGGTTCTGGCCAACGAACAGGTGATCGACGGTCGCGGCTGGCGCTCCGGCGCTCTGGTTGAGCAGCGCGAGTTGACCCAATGGTTCTTCAAGATTTCCGATTACTCGGAAGACCTGCTGGAGGCGATCGACACGCTCGACCGCTGGCCGGACAAGGTGCGCCTGATGCAGAAGAACTGGATCGGCCGCTCCGAAGGCCTGCGTGTGCGCTTCGAGTTCACCGAGGCTGCGCCCACCGGCGACAAGACGCTGGAAATCTTCACCACCCGTCCGGACACGCTGTTCGGTGCGTCCTTCATGGGCCTGTCGCCGGATCATCCAATCTCGACCAAGCTGGCGGAAAGCAATCCGGAGCTGAAAGCCTTCATCGAAGAGTGCCGCCGGGTCGGTACATCCGAAGAAGCAATTGAAAAGGCAGAGAAAAAAGGCCTCGATACCGGTCTGCGCGTCAAGCACCCGCTGGATGCCTCCATCGAGCTGCCGGTGTATGTCGCCAACTTCATCCTGATGGACTATGGCACCGGCGCCATCTTTGCCTGCCCGGCACATGACCAGCGCGACCTGGACTTCGCCCGCAAATACGGCCTGCCTGTCACGCCCGTCGTGCTGCCGAAGGATGCCGATCCGGCAACCTTTGATGTAGCCGACGAGGCTTTCACCGACGACGGCACCATCTTCAACTCCGACTTCCTCAACGGCCTTTCCATTCCGGACGCCAAGGAAGCGGTGGCCAAGAAGCTGGAAGAAATCACCGTCGACGGCGCGTCCCAGGCAGAACGCCAGGTGAATTACCGCCTGCGCGACTGGGGCATTTCGCGTCAGCGCTACTGGGGCTGCCCGATCCCGGTCATTCATTGCGACGATTGCGGCGTCGTTCCGGAAAAGGACGAGAACCTGCCGGTCCAGCTGCCGGACGACATCAACTTCGACAAGCCCGGTAATCCGCTCGACCGTCACCCGACCTGGCGCAACACGTCCTGCCCGAAATGCGGCAAGCCTGCCCGCCGCGAATCCGATACCATGGACACCTTCGTGGACAGTTCCTGGTACTTCGCCCGCTTCACGGCGCCGGACTGCGATCAGCCGACCGACCCGGAAGCCGCCAACGGCTGGCTGCCGGTGGACCAGTATATCGGCGGTATCGAGCATGCCATCCTGCACCTGCTCTATTCCCGTTTCTTCACGCGGGCGATGCAGAAGGTCGGTGCGCTTGATCTGAAGGAGCCGTTCAAGGGCCTGTTTACACAGGGCATGGTCACCCACGAGACCTATCGCGTCGGCGAAGGTGCGAACGGGCGCTGGATTGCCCCGTCCGAAATCCGTATCGAGGATGTCGACGGCAAGCGCCGCGCGGTTCTTGTCGAAACCGGTGAAGACGTTGCCATCGGCTCCATCGAGAAGATGTCGAAGTCGAAGAAGAACACTGTCGATCCGACCGACATCATCGACACCTACGGCGCCGATACCGCCCGCTGGTTCATGCTGTCCGACAGCCCGCCGGAGCGGGACGTGATCTGGACCGAGGACGGCGTGCAAGGTGCCTGGCGTTTTGTCCAGCGCGTCTGGCGCCTGATTGGCGACATTGCCGAGAAGATCGAACCTCGTGGCGGCAAGGCACCGGAAGTCGACGGCAAGGCGCTTGATCTGCGCCGGGCCAGCCACAAGACCCTGGCGGCCGTTTCCGCCGATCTGGAAGGCCTCGGCTTCAACCGGGCCGTGGCCCGCCTCTATGAGCTGGTCAACACCATCAGCAAGGTCTTCAACGAGGGCGAAGCCGATGCCGGCACCGAATATGCCGTACGTGAAGCAGCCGACTACCTCGTGCAGATGATGGCTCCGATGATGCCGCACCTGGCAGAAGAATGCTGGTCTGCACTCGGCCACGACAATCTGATTTCGGAAGCAAGCTGGCCGCAGGCCGACGAGGCCCTGCTGTCCGACGACACCGTCACCTACCCGATCCAGATCAACGGAAAGAAACGCGGTGAACTGACGATTGCAAAAGAGGCTTCCAAAGACGAGGTCGAAGCGGCTACCTTGGCCCTCGACGCAGTCAAGAAGGCTCTTGAAGGCAAGGCGCCGAAGAAGATTATCGTGGTACCGCAAAGGATCGTGAATGTCGTTGTTTAA
- the holA gene encoding DNA polymerase III subunit delta: MTVLKAAEIDRFVANPPEAGGVVLIFGPDTGLVSERATRLVNKASEGESDPFNLVKLDASDLGSDPNRLIDEVLTVPLFGGRRIVWVKDASSRNLNPAVEPVLKLDDWQTLVVLEGGDIKKGVGLRKLIESHKRAVALPCYADNDRGIDQLIDEETREAGLSVTREARAALHSLLGGDRMASRGELKKLCLYALNKGRIDSEDVEAIIGDASAFEMSELIDAAASGDLALLDHGLERLAEAGSKASVIANQTLKHFQHLHRMRIDIEQGKNAQAVVDGQRPPIFFSRKPKFTQQLRIWSLTDLERAMDILSEATRISRLNDALGVPVLSEALLKLGRAARARQQRR; encoded by the coding sequence GTGACCGTCCTCAAAGCCGCGGAGATTGACCGTTTCGTCGCCAATCCCCCGGAGGCTGGCGGCGTTGTCCTGATCTTCGGTCCGGATACCGGACTCGTATCGGAACGCGCTACCCGCCTCGTCAACAAGGCCTCCGAAGGCGAAAGCGATCCGTTCAATCTGGTCAAGCTTGATGCGTCCGATCTCGGTTCGGATCCGAATCGGCTGATCGACGAAGTTCTGACCGTTCCGCTTTTTGGTGGCCGCAGGATCGTCTGGGTGAAGGATGCTTCCTCCCGCAATCTCAATCCTGCAGTCGAACCCGTTCTGAAGCTGGACGACTGGCAGACGCTGGTGGTCCTTGAGGGCGGCGACATCAAAAAGGGCGTCGGCCTCAGAAAGCTGATCGAATCGCACAAACGCGCCGTTGCGCTGCCCTGTTATGCCGACAATGACCGGGGCATCGACCAGTTGATCGACGAGGAAACCCGCGAAGCCGGTCTTTCGGTTACCCGGGAAGCCCGGGCAGCACTGCACAGCCTGCTGGGCGGTGATCGCATGGCCAGCCGCGGTGAGCTGAAAAAACTCTGCCTCTATGCCCTCAACAAGGGCCGGATCGACAGCGAGGATGTCGAGGCTATCATCGGCGATGCATCCGCCTTCGAAATGTCGGAGCTGATTGATGCCGCAGCATCGGGAGACCTTGCCTTGCTGGACCACGGGCTGGAACGGCTTGCGGAAGCCGGCTCCAAGGCCTCGGTGATCGCCAACCAGACATTGAAGCATTTTCAACATTTGCACCGGATGCGAATCGATATCGAACAGGGCAAAAACGCCCAGGCCGTCGTCGATGGACAGCGACCGCCTATCTTCTTCTCCCGCAAGCCGAAATTCACCCAGCAGCTGCGGATCTGGTCCCTGACGGATCTGGAACGCGCCATGGACATTTTGAGCGAGGCTACACGCATTTCCCGCCTCAACGATGCCCTTGGTGTACCCGTCCTCTCCGAAGCCCTCCTGAAGCTCGGCAGAGCCGCCAGAGCGCGGCAACAGAGGCGCTAA
- a CDS encoding ParB/RepB/Spo0J family partition protein: MAERDVKNKRLGRGLAALIGDSAPEAAAPPEKIIRDSRRVPIEHLEPNPRNPRKTFTEKDLADLSESLKAKGIVQPILVRPAAGKANRFEIIAGERRWRAAQRAGLHEAPIIIRDVTDQEALELAIIENVQRADLNPIEEAMGYEQLTAEFSYSQGELAKVIGKSRSHVANTMRLLKLPNSVKDYLHEGLLTAGHARALITIEDPRVLADLIVEKGLSVRETEKIAQDPDALAKLMGQKTPTEKAPKDADTKALEKRLTDTLGLKVTVGHKPGKESGDLKIKYTSLEQLDEICKKLGVETR, translated from the coding sequence ATGGCGGAAAGAGACGTCAAGAACAAGCGTTTGGGCCGTGGTTTGGCGGCGCTGATCGGGGATTCGGCTCCCGAAGCGGCCGCACCGCCGGAAAAGATCATTCGCGACTCCCGCAGGGTGCCGATCGAACATCTGGAGCCCAACCCGCGCAACCCGCGCAAGACCTTTACCGAGAAAGACCTGGCGGATCTTTCCGAGTCCCTGAAGGCAAAAGGCATCGTCCAGCCGATCCTGGTACGTCCGGCAGCAGGGAAGGCCAATCGTTTCGAGATCATCGCCGGCGAACGCCGTTGGCGGGCCGCACAGCGGGCCGGGCTGCACGAAGCACCGATCATCATTCGGGACGTGACCGATCAGGAAGCGCTTGAGCTCGCCATTATCGAGAACGTCCAGCGTGCCGATCTCAATCCGATCGAAGAAGCGATGGGCTATGAGCAGCTCACCGCGGAGTTCAGCTACAGCCAGGGCGAACTCGCCAAGGTGATCGGCAAGAGCCGTAGCCACGTGGCCAACACCATGCGCCTGCTGAAGCTGCCGAATTCGGTAAAGGACTATCTGCACGAAGGCCTGCTCACGGCCGGCCACGCCCGGGCGCTGATCACCATCGAGGACCCGAGGGTACTTGCCGATCTGATCGTCGAAAAAGGCCTCAGCGTCCGCGAGACCGAAAAGATCGCCCAGGACCCGGATGCTCTCGCCAAACTGATGGGCCAGAAGACCCCGACCGAGAAGGCCCCGAAGGACGCCGACACCAAGGCGCTGGAAAAGCGCCTCACCGACACGCTCGGTCTGAAAGTCACCGTCGGCCACAAGCCGGGCAAGGAATCGGGCGACCTGAAGATCAAGTACACGTCGCTGGAACAGCTCGACGAGATCTGCAAGAAGCTGGGCGTTGAGACGCGCTAA
- a CDS encoding TRAP transporter substrate-binding protein yields MKVLSWALGAAMALGLAAGSAQAADTTLRISLQLPLTSHLGQNLQLFKEEVEKNSNGDIAVEIYDSAQLYKDNEVPAAVGSGSIEMGVASLTRYVGDIPAVDVFYQPFLFDTEEKVRAAVAKGSPVRGPLDEAIAETGSTVLWWQAYGGSIMLSNGGPLKTPEDLKGKKVRVFGKTLGDFVTVAGGAPTLISGSEQYLAYQRGTVDIGMTGVSGVKSRKLWEVMDTITVTNNADIEFIVVVNTDFWNGLPDEHKKIIEAAALKAEADVRDRMSQIEAEAYEISEQNGMTIYTPTAEEMTAWKSVSQPVYDNFVEKAGPLGKQVLEAAQKF; encoded by the coding sequence ATGAAAGTACTTTCCTGGGCGCTTGGCGCGGCAATGGCGCTTGGCCTGGCAGCCGGTTCGGCACAAGCAGCAGACACAACCTTGCGCATTTCGCTGCAATTGCCTCTGACGAGCCACCTCGGCCAGAATCTGCAGCTCTTCAAGGAAGAAGTAGAGAAAAACTCCAACGGCGACATTGCCGTGGAGATCTACGATTCCGCTCAGCTCTACAAGGACAACGAAGTTCCGGCAGCCGTCGGCAGCGGCTCCATTGAAATGGGCGTTGCGTCGCTGACGCGTTATGTCGGCGACATTCCTGCCGTCGACGTTTTCTATCAGCCGTTCCTGTTCGACACGGAAGAAAAGGTTCGTGCGGCCGTAGCCAAGGGATCTCCCGTGCGTGGACCGCTGGATGAGGCAATCGCGGAAACCGGTTCCACCGTTCTGTGGTGGCAGGCTTATGGCGGCTCCATCATGCTGTCCAATGGCGGACCGCTGAAAACCCCGGAAGATCTGAAAGGCAAGAAGGTACGCGTCTTCGGCAAGACGCTTGGCGATTTTGTCACGGTTGCCGGGGGTGCGCCGACGCTGATTTCCGGTTCTGAACAGTATCTGGCCTACCAGCGCGGCACCGTGGATATCGGCATGACCGGTGTTTCCGGCGTGAAATCCCGCAAGCTCTGGGAAGTCATGGACACGATCACCGTGACCAACAATGCGGATATCGAGTTCATCGTCGTGGTGAACACCGATTTCTGGAACGGCCTGCCGGACGAGCACAAGAAGATCATCGAGGCTGCTGCCCTCAAGGCGGAAGCCGATGTGCGGGATCGGATGTCCCAGATCGAAGCCGAAGCTTACGAGATTTCGGAACAGAACGGCATGACCATCTACACGCCGACCGCAGAAGAAATGACTGCCTGGAAAAGCGTAAGCCAGCCGGTCTACGACAACTTCGTCGAAAAAGCGGGCCCTCTCGGCAAGCAGGTACTCGAAGCCGCTCAGAAATTCTGA
- a CDS encoding TRAP transporter small permease has translation MKAFYFLLQAFAWIAALLFVAVGCMLTYEVLARYLFVAPTIWASELSQLCLIWGTMLAMPWLLKAGRHIAVDALTDQLSPGWRRACHVVAMGFVAVFSILVAWKGGGIFYDSFERGRTSGSMLDLPMWISELSVPVGFALLFVQALIELGQKPKSGDHEAVVME, from the coding sequence ATGAAAGCCTTCTATTTTCTTCTTCAGGCCTTTGCCTGGATCGCCGCGCTGCTGTTCGTCGCCGTGGGCTGCATGCTCACGTATGAAGTTCTGGCCCGGTATCTTTTCGTTGCACCGACCATCTGGGCGTCGGAGTTGTCTCAGCTGTGCCTGATCTGGGGCACCATGCTTGCCATGCCATGGCTGTTGAAAGCCGGTCGGCACATTGCGGTTGATGCGCTGACAGACCAGCTAAGCCCGGGCTGGCGCCGCGCCTGCCATGTGGTTGCCATGGGCTTTGTTGCGGTGTTCAGCATCCTGGTCGCCTGGAAGGGTGGCGGGATCTTCTACGATTCCTTCGAGCGAGGCCGCACCTCGGGCTCCATGCTGGACCTTCCCATGTGGATCTCCGAACTGTCCGTTCCGGTCGGGTTTGCGCTTCTGTTCGTGCAGGCCCTTATTGAGCTGGGCCAGAAGCCCAAGTCGGGCGATCATGAAGCGGTGGTGATGGAATGA
- a CDS encoding substrate-binding periplasmic protein, with translation MLFCFLYVPASRSETFTFAVGEWPPFIGAKSPGFGSHTQIVRRVIEKAGHQAKFDFLPWQRSYQMVRNGTYAATFSWSYTDERSEEFYFPERPVGLATYVHFYKKDRFPDGIGPLSFDDLRKEGLSVVAVRNYWYEDMLEAAGVTVEYVSTEQLAWSMLLHERADVYMESTEVGMIRKAVFLGDEASLLVHSPTFLEVPMYPMFSRKHPDGRRLLEIWEASSPPDPETTPEAAIR, from the coding sequence ATGTTGTTCTGCTTTCTGTACGTTCCTGCATCGCGGAGTGAAACCTTCACGTTCGCGGTTGGCGAATGGCCGCCTTTTATTGGCGCGAAGTCACCGGGCTTCGGAAGCCACACCCAGATCGTCAGGCGCGTAATCGAAAAAGCCGGGCATCAGGCGAAATTCGACTTTCTCCCCTGGCAGCGATCGTACCAGATGGTCAGGAACGGGACTTACGCGGCAACCTTTTCCTGGTCCTACACGGATGAACGAAGCGAGGAATTCTATTTTCCCGAACGACCCGTCGGACTGGCAACCTACGTACATTTTTACAAGAAAGACCGGTTTCCGGACGGCATCGGGCCACTGAGCTTCGATGATCTTCGCAAGGAAGGGCTCTCCGTGGTTGCGGTCAGAAACTACTGGTATGAAGACATGCTGGAGGCTGCCGGTGTCACTGTTGAATATGTGTCGACGGAACAGCTTGCCTGGTCGATGCTTCTGCACGAACGGGCCGATGTCTATATGGAGAGCACGGAAGTCGGCATGATCCGGAAGGCCGTGTTCCTGGGTGACGAAGCAAGCCTGCTCGTTCACTCCCCCACCTTCCTCGAAGTGCCCATGTATCCCATGTTCAGCAGGAAACACCCGGACGGGCGGCGCCTGTTGGAAATCTGGGAAGCTTCAAGCCCGCCTGATCCCGAAACAACGCCGGAAGCGGCCATCCGATAG